The sequence AAAAATAAAGAATGTTCAAAAATAGATTACATTTACATTTATTCTCAATACTATTTTATCATTTAATCATATGATTGCTACTATGTCACATGTCTTTCAAAAACCGCATCGAGAAATAATTCAAATGTCCCCCAAAGACAGTTTTCTAGTTTTTGATCGTACCAAGGAACTCTTTGACTATCCCATGCACTATCACCCAGAATATGAGTTAAACTTTATTAGTGATGCACCTGGTGTAAGAAGAGCGGTTGGGGACAGCCTAGAAGAGATAACCGATAAAGATCTAGTATTGATAGGGCCTAATCTTTACCATGTATGGGAGCAACACAAATGCAAGAGCAAAAAAATACGTGAAATTACCATTCAATTTCACAATCACCTATTTCAAACAGAATTTTTGAATAGAGGAATTATGAAACCCCTAAAGGAAATGTTTGAAAGAGCCAACCACGGCATCATATTTTCTAGAAATACTTCTTTGGCCTTGGAGTCCAGAATAAAAAAAGTATCAAAACTGGATAGTATGGATTATTTTTTGGAAATTTTTTCCATTTTATATGATCTTTCTATTTCTAG is a genomic window of Flagellimonas sp. CMM7 containing:
- a CDS encoding AraC family transcriptional regulator codes for the protein MSPKDSFLVFDRTKELFDYPMHYHPEYELNFISDAPGVRRAVGDSLEEITDKDLVLIGPNLYHVWEQHKCKSKKIREITIQFHNHLFQTEFLNRGIMKPLKEMFERANHGIIFSRNTSLALESRIKKVSKLDSMDYFLEIFSILYDLSISRNQRMLSTTSVEPENYEHSEKLKRLHQFIENNYASKISLSGISDLLNMSTVSFNRFIKKRTGKTFVEYLNDIRIGHASRQLIEKDKSISEIAYSCGFNSIANFNRIFKKNKGCTPTKYREDFLGIQRVL